A portion of the Syngnathoides biaculeatus isolate LvHL_M chromosome 7, ASM1980259v1, whole genome shotgun sequence genome contains these proteins:
- the tm2d1 gene encoding TM2 domain-containing protein 1 — translation MQSSFQISEAYRNRCLEILGGRGGGSRFFVFSFFFFSHFPPSQAQKAALRVVTEAAMARLLCLRCGSWTMFLFFLCRRRVWAAEEAAADSCHNLRPGQYLCKEPEIDDGTQEPENCQDAIAWVDCLPAPNVTCRLSNGTEFRFSGEEVGFRRSVPCRNVSAYSYKVAVALSLFLGWLGADRFYLGYPALGVLKFCTVGFCGVGTLVDFVLIAVQMVGPSDGSDYIVDYYGARLHRLSVTERTYRKPHLSP, via the exons TTTGGAAATCCTGGGCGGGCGTGGAGGAGGAAGTCGGTTCttcgtgttttcttttttttttttttcccattttcctcCCAGTCAAGCCCAGAAGGCGGCGCTTCGTGTCGTCACTGAAGCGGCCATGGCGCGGCTGCTTTGCTTGCGCTGCGGCTCCTGGAcaatgttcttgtttttcttgtgtCGTCGGAGGGTTTGGGCGGCGGAGGAAGCGGCGGCGGACAGCTGCCACAACCTCCGACCGGGACA GTATTTGTGTAAGGAGCCCGAGATCGACGATGGCACCCAGGAGCCGGAAAACTGCCAGGATGCCATCGCTTGGG TGGACTGTCTTCCTGCTCCAAACGTCACGTGTCGACTCTCCAACGGGACGGAATTTCGCTTCAGCGGGGAGGAGGTGGGCTTTCGTAGGAGCGTCCCCTGCAGGAACGT GAGCGCGTACTCGTACAAGGTTGCCGTGGCGCTGTCGCTCTTCCTGGGCTGGCTGGGCGCCGACCGCTTCTACCTGGGATATCCCGCGCTGG GCGTGCTGAAGTTCTGCACGGTGGGCTTCTGCGGCGTCGGAACGCTGGTGGACTTCGTCCTCATCGCCGTGCAG ATGGTGGGCCCGTCGGACGGCTCCGACTACATCGTGGACTACTACGGCGCCCGCCTCCACCGCCTGAGCGTCACCGAGCGCACGTACAGGAAGCCGCACCTCTCGCCTTGA